One Chordicoccus furentiruminis DNA window includes the following coding sequences:
- a CDS encoding exodeoxyribonuclease III, whose protein sequence is MKCISWNVNGLRAVMKKDFLQTFASLDADIFCIQETKMQEGQAELDLPGYEQYFSYAEKKGYSGTAVFTRRHPLRVTCGIGVEEHDHEGRVITLEFEDLFFITVYTPNSQDGLRRLDYRMRWEDDFLAYVKALDRVKPVVWCGDLNVAHEEIDIKNPKTNRQHAGFTDEERAKMTAALDSGFIDTFRYFYPDQAGVYSWWSYRFHARENNAGWRIDYFIVSERLRGRLEDAKILTDIYGSDHCPVELDLKEADGVSADTEVSNP, encoded by the coding sequence ATGAAGTGCATTTCATGGAACGTGAACGGTCTCCGCGCAGTGATGAAGAAGGATTTTCTTCAGACGTTTGCGTCTCTTGACGCGGACATTTTCTGCATTCAGGAGACAAAGATGCAGGAAGGACAGGCGGAGCTGGACCTTCCGGGGTACGAGCAGTACTTCAGCTACGCGGAAAAGAAGGGCTACTCCGGCACGGCGGTGTTCACCCGCCGCCATCCGCTTCGCGTGACCTGCGGGATCGGCGTGGAGGAGCACGATCATGAGGGGCGGGTCATCACGCTTGAATTCGAAGATCTGTTTTTCATTACGGTCTATACGCCCAATTCGCAGGACGGCCTCAGGCGTCTTGACTACCGGATGCGGTGGGAGGACGACTTTCTCGCTTACGTGAAGGCGCTGGATCGGGTCAAGCCTGTCGTCTGGTGCGGCGATCTGAATGTGGCGCACGAGGAGATCGACATAAAAAATCCGAAGACGAACCGGCAGCACGCAGGTTTCACGGATGAGGAGCGGGCGAAGATGACCGCGGCGCTTGACAGCGGCTTCATCGACACGTTTCGGTATTTTTACCCCGATCAGGCCGGCGTCTACTCGTGGTGGTCGTACCGGTTCCATGCCAGAGAGAACAACGCAGGCTGGAGGATCGACTACTTCATCGTCTCCGAGCGGCTGCGCGGCCGCCTCGAGGACGCGAAGATTCTCACGGACATCTACGGCTCTGACCACTGTCCGGTGGAACTCGATCTTAAGGAGGCGGACGGCGTGTCCGCGGACACGGAGGTGAGTAATCCATGA
- a CDS encoding oleate hydratase, producing MTDSRFFMFEHPEKAPDIEKKSAWLVGSGIASLSAACFLIRDGGMDGRRIHILEKNPIAGGALDGYVFDGVGFVMRGDRTLDPGDACLWDLLRSVPADEFHSVLDRLIELNRRDPNYSLCRATESCGADAKRDGAFGLSDKGVRELLHLFMQTDGQLAGKKISDCLDAEVLASPFWLTWRSTYFLENWHSALAFRRTLLRALPHIGTMPEMRDLIFTESNQYESLVMPLTGFLRDAGVDFRYGVHVTDVAFDTAMNRKIATRIDLVKDGEESSVDLTPDDLLFITIGGCVENSTMGSQKSPAPLNREVYGGGGWALWKRIAAQDETFGRPDAFTSNVEETNGMSATVTLTDSAIIPYIKKICRRDPCSGRVSTGGLVTARDSSWLLSWTADRQPVYAGQPKDQVIIWLSGLFTDKPGNFIPKPMRDASGMEICEEWLYHLGVPVDSIEELARDHAVTVPVMMPFLTASRMPCSPSDRPAVVPDQSVNFAFLGQFARPEGGAFFTADDSVRTAMEAVYRLLSIDRPVPEAAAGSTDLRVLVRALVAIRDGRPLETLDPGFSRRRVITKLLKDAEGTAFGKMLEEEKAVRK from the coding sequence ATGACGGACAGCCGGTTTTTCATGTTTGAGCATCCGGAGAAGGCACCGGATATCGAAAAAAAATCCGCCTGGCTGGTGGGAAGCGGCATTGCTTCTCTGTCCGCAGCCTGTTTTCTGATCCGCGACGGCGGGATGGACGGCCGAAGAATTCACATCCTCGAGAAGAATCCTATCGCAGGAGGAGCGCTCGACGGCTATGTCTTCGATGGTGTGGGCTTTGTGATGCGGGGAGACCGCACGCTCGATCCCGGGGACGCCTGTCTCTGGGATCTGCTCCGTTCCGTTCCGGCGGATGAGTTTCATTCGGTTCTTGATCGTCTGATTGAGCTTAACCGGAGGGATCCGAACTATTCGCTCTGCCGGGCGACGGAGTCCTGCGGCGCGGACGCAAAAAGAGATGGCGCGTTCGGTCTTTCGGACAAGGGCGTCCGCGAGCTTCTTCATCTGTTCATGCAGACCGACGGGCAGCTGGCAGGGAAGAAGATCAGCGACTGTCTGGACGCGGAGGTGCTGGCTTCCCCGTTCTGGCTCACATGGAGGAGCACGTACTTCCTCGAGAACTGGCACAGCGCGCTGGCCTTCAGGCGGACGCTGCTGCGGGCTCTGCCGCATATCGGCACAATGCCGGAGATGAGGGATCTGATCTTTACAGAGAGCAACCAGTACGAATCTCTTGTCATGCCGCTGACCGGCTTTCTGCGGGATGCCGGAGTGGATTTCCGGTATGGCGTGCATGTGACCGATGTGGCTTTCGACACGGCGATGAACCGGAAAATCGCGACACGGATCGATCTGGTGAAGGACGGAGAAGAGTCCTCCGTCGATCTGACTCCCGATGATCTTTTATTCATCACGATCGGGGGATGCGTGGAGAACTCGACGATGGGAAGCCAGAAGTCGCCGGCCCCGCTGAACCGGGAGGTGTACGGAGGAGGCGGATGGGCGCTCTGGAAACGGATCGCCGCGCAGGATGAAACATTCGGCCGTCCGGACGCGTTCACGTCGAATGTGGAGGAGACGAACGGCATGAGCGCGACGGTGACGCTGACCGACTCCGCCATCATTCCTTATATCAAGAAGATCTGCCGCCGCGATCCCTGTTCAGGGCGTGTGTCTACCGGAGGTCTCGTGACGGCACGGGATTCCAGCTGGCTGCTCAGCTGGACGGCTGACCGGCAGCCTGTGTACGCGGGACAGCCAAAGGATCAGGTGATCATCTGGCTGTCCGGCCTCTTCACGGACAAACCGGGCAATTTCATCCCGAAGCCGATGCGCGACGCCAGCGGGATGGAGATCTGCGAGGAGTGGCTCTATCATCTCGGCGTGCCGGTGGATTCCATCGAGGAGCTCGCGAGAGATCATGCGGTCACAGTTCCGGTGATGATGCCGTTTCTTACCGCCTCAAGAATGCCGTGCAGTCCGTCGGACCGGCCCGCGGTGGTACCGGATCAGTCGGTGAACTTTGCTTTTCTCGGTCAGTTCGCCCGTCCGGAGGGCGGAGCCTTCTTCACGGCGGACGATTCGGTCCGCACGGCGATGGAGGCGGTGTACCGGCTGCTTTCCATCGACCGGCCGGTGCCGGAGGCCGCGGCCGGCTCAACGGATCTCCGCGTCCTTGTCCGCGCGCTGGTGGCGATCCGGGACGGAAGGCCGCTGGAAACGCTGGACCCAGGCTTCTCCCGCAGACGGGTGATCACGAAGCTGCTGAAGGACGCGGAGGGAACAGCGTTCGGAAAGATGCTGGAGGAGGAGAAGGCGGTCAGGAAGTGA
- a CDS encoding ABC transporter substrate-binding protein, whose product MKKQMMAVLTASAMAAGMLAPVQAMAADSDTVKIGVFEPKTGENGGGGAQEELGIEYANSVRPTVTVDGKEYTVELDWQDNQSDKTVAATAAQKLISDGVVGVIGGYGSGVCIAAGSYFSDAKVPAIGTSCTNANVTLGNDYYFRTCYLDPFQGKIMANWAYQNGYTEVATVDNVGNEYTSGLVKTFTDAFTALGGTVKDAETFQTNESDFKAILTNIKKSGVKAVFAPTDYLYAPLLLNQAKDLGLSVQWIAGDTWYSNVLIQDAGDNAEGVVADTFYAEGGNKDFDEGFKKWINEDGSRKATNLNSDAIVGNHAVAYDAYMVMLDAIEKADSLDGTKIRDAIADMNESDGFACGPYSFDQNGDAKKDTSYVCQIKGGQWVFQSKEKVDS is encoded by the coding sequence ATGAAAAAACAGATGATGGCGGTTCTGACAGCTTCCGCGATGGCGGCGGGCATGCTTGCGCCGGTTCAGGCGATGGCAGCGGACAGTGATACGGTGAAAATCGGCGTATTCGAGCCGAAGACCGGTGAGAACGGAGGAGGCGGCGCTCAGGAGGAGCTCGGCATCGAGTACGCCAATTCCGTGCGGCCCACTGTCACGGTGGACGGAAAAGAGTACACCGTCGAGCTGGACTGGCAGGACAATCAGTCGGATAAAACCGTTGCCGCGACCGCGGCGCAGAAGCTGATCTCCGACGGTGTGGTGGGTGTCATCGGCGGCTACGGGTCCGGCGTGTGCATAGCCGCCGGCTCCTATTTCTCCGACGCGAAGGTTCCGGCCATCGGAACTTCCTGCACGAACGCGAATGTCACCCTCGGCAACGATTACTATTTCAGAACCTGCTATCTGGACCCGTTCCAGGGAAAGATCATGGCCAACTGGGCATACCAGAACGGATACACAGAGGTGGCGACCGTTGACAATGTGGGGAACGAGTATACCTCCGGTCTCGTCAAGACGTTCACGGACGCGTTCACCGCTCTCGGGGGTACGGTGAAGGACGCGGAGACATTCCAGACCAATGAGTCGGATTTCAAGGCGATCCTGACGAACATCAAGAAGAGCGGCGTGAAGGCGGTCTTCGCCCCGACGGATTATCTGTACGCGCCGCTGCTCCTGAATCAGGCGAAGGATCTCGGCCTCTCCGTCCAGTGGATCGCGGGCGATACATGGTACTCCAACGTCCTGATTCAGGACGCGGGCGACAACGCGGAAGGCGTGGTGGCGGATACGTTCTACGCGGAGGGAGGCAACAAGGACTTCGACGAAGGATTCAAGAAATGGATCAATGAGGACGGGAGCAGGAAGGCGACCAATCTCAACTCCGACGCGATCGTCGGGAATCATGCGGTGGCCTATGACGCCTATATGGTGATGCTGGATGCCATTGAGAAGGCGGATTCCCTCGACGGGACGAAGATCCGTGACGCGATCGCCGATATGAACGAATCGGACGGCTTTGCCTGCGGTCCCTACAGCTTTGATCAGAACGGCGATGCGAAGAAGGACACCTCGTATGTCTGCCAGATCAAGGGCGGCCAGTGGGTCTTCCAGAGCAAGGAGAAGGTGGACAGCTGA
- a CDS encoding branched-chain amino acid ABC transporter permease, producing the protein MSLSYILQQLLNGLSLGGAYALIAIGYTMVYGILRMINFAHGDEFMMAGYFMIYSIAVFPWYAAIPAVILETVVLGVLIERCAYKPLRSAPRMSVMISAIGVSYLLENLANYLFTAMPQSYPQIPVLKKVYTFGDISVSRVTLLAPVLTVILAVLLVLLVNRTKFGMAMRACSRDQETARIMGIKVDNIITMTFVIGCALAAVGSILYFTDRNTVQPYSGSLPGLKCFVAAVIGGIGSIPGAVVGGFIVGICQIVITAAGYSVFSDAFTFVLLFIILLARPSGLFGERAVEKV; encoded by the coding sequence ATGTCTCTTTCGTATATTCTGCAGCAGCTGCTGAACGGACTTTCCCTCGGCGGGGCCTACGCGCTGATCGCCATCGGCTACACGATGGTGTACGGCATTCTCCGCATGATCAATTTCGCGCACGGGGACGAGTTCATGATGGCAGGCTATTTCATGATCTATTCCATCGCCGTCTTTCCGTGGTATGCAGCCATCCCGGCGGTGATTCTGGAAACGGTGGTTCTCGGCGTCCTCATCGAGCGGTGCGCCTACAAGCCGCTGCGTTCGGCGCCGCGCATGTCCGTCATGATCAGCGCGATCGGCGTCTCCTACCTTCTGGAGAACCTCGCCAACTATCTCTTCACGGCCATGCCGCAGAGCTATCCCCAGATCCCGGTTCTGAAGAAGGTCTACACCTTCGGCGACATCTCCGTTTCCCGGGTGACGCTCCTTGCCCCGGTTCTGACGGTGATTCTCGCGGTTCTTCTGGTGCTTCTCGTGAACCGGACAAAATTCGGCATGGCCATGAGGGCCTGCAGCCGGGATCAGGAGACAGCCAGAATCATGGGCATCAAGGTGGACAACATCATCACGATGACCTTTGTCATCGGGTGCGCGCTGGCGGCGGTGGGGTCCATCCTTTACTTTACGGACCGGAACACCGTGCAGCCCTACTCCGGATCTCTTCCCGGCCTGAAGTGCTTCGTGGCGGCCGTGATAGGAGGGATCGGAAGCATCCCGGGCGCTGTCGTGGGCGGCTTTATCGTGGGAATCTGTCAGATCGTGATCACGGCGGCCGGCTACTCCGTGTTCTCGGACGCATTCACCTTCGTCCTGCTGTTCATCATTCTTCTCGCGAGACCGTCGGGTCTGTTCGGTGAGAGGGCAGTCGAAAAGGTGTGA
- a CDS encoding branched-chain amino acid ABC transporter permease: MGRTKHGTRNLVLNLALAAAVCVYLAVLQSDTTAHSYAITIIERSAIYAVAAVSMNLIIGFTGQFSLGTAGFMCIGAYVTGIVTINPAMKQQIYYLYGIQPWLANIRMPLIPALLISGILCAGIAYLLGWPVLRFKSDYLAIATLGFSEIIRAVFGWDGLGTVTNASYGVSNIPPFSSVFECVGICAVCIAVMALLIRSSYGRAFKAVRDDDVAAEAMGINLFRTKQLSFVVSSAFAGVAGGLLAAFMRSAVTSTFTVALTYNILLMVVLGGVGSVSGSLIGAFLVTGSQEWLRFLDKEYSFSDLIPGLAGTSFGSVQVPFLRNGFRMVIFSILLMVVVLFWNHGITGSKELTWDRIFGFFRRGKHKTSQEGVGQ; the protein is encoded by the coding sequence ATGGGAAGAACGAAGCATGGAACGAGAAACCTTGTACTGAATCTTGCGCTGGCGGCGGCGGTCTGTGTCTACCTTGCCGTACTGCAGTCGGATACGACCGCCCATTCCTACGCGATCACCATCATCGAGCGCTCGGCGATCTACGCGGTAGCGGCCGTCTCCATGAACCTGATCATCGGCTTCACCGGACAGTTCTCTCTCGGAACGGCGGGCTTTATGTGCATCGGCGCGTATGTGACGGGCATCGTCACCATCAATCCCGCCATGAAGCAGCAGATCTACTATCTGTACGGGATTCAGCCCTGGCTCGCGAACATCAGAATGCCGCTGATTCCGGCCCTTCTGATCTCCGGCATTCTCTGCGCCGGCATCGCGTACCTTCTCGGCTGGCCTGTCCTCAGGTTCAAGTCCGACTATCTCGCGATCGCGACGCTGGGCTTCTCCGAGATCATCCGCGCCGTATTCGGGTGGGACGGACTCGGGACCGTCACCAACGCTTCCTACGGCGTCTCGAATATTCCGCCGTTCTCCAGCGTGTTCGAGTGCGTCGGGATCTGCGCGGTCTGCATTGCCGTTATGGCGCTTCTGATCCGCTCAAGTTACGGCCGCGCGTTCAAGGCGGTCCGGGACGACGATGTGGCCGCAGAGGCGATGGGGATCAATCTTTTCCGCACCAAACAGCTTTCCTTCGTGGTCTCAAGCGCGTTTGCCGGCGTCGCCGGCGGACTGCTGGCCGCGTTTATGCGCTCCGCCGTCACCAGCACGTTCACGGTTGCGCTGACCTACAATATTCTGCTGATGGTGGTGCTCGGCGGCGTCGGCTCGGTTTCCGGGTCGCTGATCGGCGCCTTTCTTGTCACCGGATCGCAGGAATGGCTTCGTTTTCTCGATAAGGAGTATTCGTTCTCCGACCTGATTCCTGGACTGGCCGGCACTTCCTTCGGTTCGGTTCAGGTTCCGTTTCTCCGAAACGGGTTCCGGATGGTCATCTTCAGCATCCTTCTGATGGTGGTGGTACTTTTCTGGAATCACGGCATCACGGGCTCGAAGGAACTGACATGGGACAGGATTTTCGGCTTCTTCCGGCGTGGGAAGCATAAAACGAGTCAAGAGGGGGTCGGACAATGA
- a CDS encoding ABC transporter ATP-binding protein produces the protein MSGERDRTVLLLEDVTMQFGGVVAVNNLSLRVSEGQIAALIGPNGAGKTTAFNCITGVYQPTNGRISFEGKVIMEGMPRGRMAKLYAGENQGKYTRCISHTPDEITKAGIARTFQNIRLFGKQTVFDNVLVAKHMRAKQNPFTATFFLNHREEKRMEEETWDLLKEQGLDAVADHEAASLPYGLQRRVEIARALATEPRLLCLDEPAAGMNPQETLELSEFIRDIRSRYHLTVLLIEHHMNLVMKISDSVFCIDFGKMIAQGEPEDVAADPKVVEAYLGVSKEEEDA, from the coding sequence ATGAGCGGAGAAAGGGACAGGACGGTTCTGCTTCTGGAAGATGTCACGATGCAGTTCGGCGGCGTCGTGGCGGTGAACAATCTTTCGCTTCGGGTCAGCGAAGGCCAGATCGCGGCGCTGATCGGCCCCAACGGAGCGGGGAAGACGACGGCGTTCAACTGCATCACCGGGGTGTACCAGCCGACCAACGGGCGGATTTCCTTTGAGGGGAAGGTGATCATGGAAGGCATGCCGAGAGGCCGGATGGCGAAGCTGTACGCCGGTGAGAATCAGGGAAAATACACGCGCTGCATAAGCCACACCCCGGACGAGATCACAAAGGCGGGCATCGCGCGGACGTTTCAGAACATTCGCCTGTTCGGGAAACAGACCGTCTTTGACAATGTGCTCGTGGCGAAGCATATGAGGGCGAAGCAGAATCCCTTCACGGCGACGTTCTTCCTTAATCATCGGGAAGAGAAGCGGATGGAAGAGGAGACATGGGATCTGCTGAAGGAGCAGGGTCTTGACGCGGTCGCGGACCATGAGGCCGCTTCTCTTCCGTACGGGCTGCAGAGACGGGTCGAGATCGCGCGGGCTCTCGCCACGGAACCGAGGCTGCTCTGCCTCGATGAGCCGGCGGCAGGCATGAATCCGCAGGAGACGCTGGAACTCTCGGAGTTCATTCGGGACATCAGGAGCCGGTACCATCTGACGGTTCTTCTGATCGAGCATCATATGAATCTGGTCATGAAGATCTCGGACAGCGTCTTCTGCATTGACTTCGGGAAGATGATCGCGCAGGGGGAGCCGGAGGACGTCGCGGCGGATCCGAAAGTCGTCGAGGCGTATCTGGGCGTCTCAAAGGAGGAAGAAGATGCTTGA
- a CDS encoding ABC transporter ATP-binding protein has translation MLEVKNLKIRYGGIEAVRGISFVVPDAKIVTLVGANGAGKSSTLRAILGLVKASGGSVRFKDQELIGKKTNDIVACGITLVPEGRRVFPDQTVLENLKIGAYLRTDPLDEDLERVFSLFPRLKERSWQPAGTLSGGEQQMLAVGRALMASPELIMMDEPSLGLAPIVVRDIFGIIRRINRQGTTVLLVEQNANMALRIADYAYVVENGEITLEGQGSDLLSDEKVRKAYLGT, from the coding sequence ATGCTTGAGGTGAAGAATCTGAAGATCCGCTACGGCGGAATCGAGGCGGTCCGCGGCATCAGCTTTGTCGTGCCGGACGCGAAGATCGTGACGCTGGTCGGCGCCAACGGTGCCGGAAAATCATCGACACTGCGCGCGATCCTCGGGCTGGTGAAGGCCTCCGGCGGTTCCGTCCGCTTCAAGGATCAGGAACTGATCGGAAAAAAAACGAACGACATCGTCGCCTGCGGGATCACGCTGGTGCCCGAAGGCAGGAGAGTCTTCCCGGATCAGACGGTTCTGGAAAACCTGAAGATCGGCGCCTATCTCAGAACCGATCCTCTGGATGAGGATCTGGAGCGGGTATTCTCGCTTTTCCCGAGGCTGAAGGAGCGCTCCTGGCAGCCCGCCGGGACTCTTTCCGGCGGCGAGCAGCAGATGCTCGCCGTCGGACGGGCGCTGATGGCGAGTCCCGAGCTGATCATGATGGATGAGCCGTCCCTCGGACTGGCGCCGATCGTGGTCCGCGACATTTTCGGTATTATCCGTAGGATCAACCGGCAGGGTACGACCGTCCTTCTGGTGGAACAGAACGCGAATATGGCGCTCCGCATCGCGGACTACGCGTACGTGGTGGAAAATGGTGAGATCACGCTGGAAGGACAGGGATCGGATCTCCTTTCCGACGAAAAAGTCAGGAAGGCTTATCTGGGAACCTGA
- the nrdD gene encoding anaerobic ribonucleoside-triphosphate reductase gives MCVMKRSGERVPFDRQKIADAIARANREEGILSERLTDAEIGEIARGIEKDASNAGRDLSVEEIQDKVEDALMGSGRTKVARLYITYRYKHNEMRKMSNVDQKIAGVVERDNEEVRQENSNKNPTVLSVQRDYMAGEWSRYYTNRYLLPEDIVEAHKEGIIHFHDADYFAQHMHNCCLVNLDDMLQNGTCISGTHIDTPRSFATACTVASQIVAQVASSQYGGQTITLSHLAPFVDVSRKKIAKRLKSELSAAGVEIDDRQFRTLVEKEVRTEVESGCQTIQYQLITLQSTNGQAPFVTVFMYLHEVPEGQVRDDLALIIEVMLNQRILGVKDRSGVYITPAFPKLIYVLQEDNIREGTPYFYLTELAARCTAKRMVPDYISEKKALELKGDCYPCMGCRSFLTPDRFTATGIGNISGSRDYVEGQRKYYGRFNQGVVTLNLVDVACSSGRDEDRFWDLMRERLDLCHRAMRIRHDRLKGTPSDVAPILWQDGALARLEPGETIDKLLYHGYSTLSLGYAGLAECVYYMKGVSHTTDEGKDFGLRVMQALNDACAKWKKEEDIDYSVYGTPLESTTYKFAKCLQRRFGRIPSVTDKNYITNSYHIHVTEPINAFAKLTKEAEFQKLSPGGAVSYVEVPNMQNNIPAVIRVMQHIYDTILYAELNTKSDYCDVCGYDGEIQIKKDETGMLVWECPQCGNRDQTKMHVARRTCGYIGTQYWNQGRTSEIADRVLHL, from the coding sequence ATGTGCGTCATGAAGCGTTCCGGCGAACGCGTCCCCTTCGACCGGCAGAAGATCGCGGACGCCATCGCACGCGCCAACCGTGAGGAAGGCATCTTAAGCGAGCGGCTGACGGACGCGGAAATCGGCGAGATCGCCCGCGGCATCGAGAAGGACGCGTCCAACGCCGGCCGGGACCTCTCGGTGGAAGAAATTCAGGATAAGGTAGAGGATGCGCTGATGGGTTCAGGCCGGACCAAGGTGGCCCGTCTCTACATCACCTACCGGTACAAGCACAATGAGATGCGCAAGATGAGCAACGTCGACCAGAAAATCGCGGGCGTCGTCGAGCGCGACAACGAGGAGGTCCGTCAGGAAAACAGCAACAAGAACCCGACGGTGCTCTCTGTCCAGCGTGATTATATGGCCGGCGAATGGAGCCGCTATTACACCAACCGCTACCTTCTTCCGGAGGATATCGTCGAGGCGCACAAAGAAGGCATCATTCACTTCCACGACGCGGACTACTTCGCCCAGCACATGCACAACTGCTGTCTGGTCAATCTCGACGACATGCTGCAGAACGGCACCTGCATCTCTGGAACGCATATCGATACGCCCCGCAGCTTCGCGACTGCCTGCACCGTCGCATCCCAGATCGTCGCCCAGGTGGCGTCGAGCCAGTACGGCGGCCAGACCATCACCCTCTCCCATCTCGCGCCATTCGTTGACGTGTCGCGCAAAAAGATCGCGAAGCGCCTGAAGTCGGAGCTCTCCGCGGCCGGCGTGGAGATCGACGACCGCCAGTTCCGGACGCTGGTCGAAAAGGAAGTCCGCACCGAAGTGGAGTCCGGATGTCAGACGATCCAGTATCAGCTGATCACGCTGCAGTCCACCAACGGGCAGGCTCCGTTCGTCACGGTCTTCATGTACCTTCACGAGGTTCCGGAGGGCCAGGTGCGCGACGATCTCGCCCTGATCATCGAGGTGATGCTCAACCAGCGGATCCTCGGCGTAAAGGACCGCTCCGGCGTCTATATCACGCCGGCCTTCCCGAAGCTGATCTATGTGCTTCAGGAGGACAACATCCGTGAGGGCACGCCGTACTTCTATCTGACCGAGCTGGCGGCCCGCTGCACCGCGAAACGGATGGTACCGGACTACATCTCCGAGAAGAAGGCTCTTGAGCTGAAAGGCGACTGCTACCCCTGCATGGGATGCCGCAGTTTCCTGACGCCGGACCGATTCACAGCGACCGGCATCGGCAACATCTCCGGAAGCCGGGATTATGTGGAGGGACAGCGAAAATATTACGGCCGCTTCAACCAGGGCGTCGTCACGCTGAATCTTGTGGACGTCGCCTGCTCCTCCGGCCGCGATGAGGACCGGTTCTGGGATCTGATGCGCGAACGGCTCGATCTCTGCCACCGCGCGATGCGAATCCGTCACGACCGTCTGAAGGGAACGCCCTCCGACGTGGCTCCGATTCTCTGGCAGGACGGCGCGCTGGCGCGTCTCGAACCGGGCGAGACGATCGATAAACTGCTCTATCACGGCTACTCCACCCTTTCTCTCGGCTACGCAGGTCTCGCGGAGTGCGTCTACTACATGAAGGGCGTCTCTCATACGACGGATGAAGGCAAGGACTTCGGTCTCCGCGTCATGCAGGCGCTGAACGACGCCTGCGCGAAGTGGAAGAAAGAGGAGGACATCGATTACTCGGTGTACGGCACGCCGCTTGAGAGCACCACCTACAAGTTCGCGAAATGCCTGCAGCGCCGCTTCGGACGGATTCCGAGCGTCACGGACAAGAACTATATCACCAACAGCTATCACATTCATGTGACCGAGCCGATCAACGCCTTCGCCAAGCTGACAAAGGAGGCGGAGTTCCAGAAGCTGTCTCCGGGCGGTGCGGTGAGCTACGTGGAGGTGCCGAATATGCAGAACAACATCCCGGCCGTCATCCGCGTGATGCAGCATATCTACGACACGATTCTCTACGCGGAGCTCAACACGAAGAGCGACTACTGCGATGTCTGCGGCTACGACGGCGAGATCCAGATCAAGAAGGACGAGACCGGCATGCTCGTCTGGGAATGCCCCCAGTGCGGCAACCGGGATCAGACGAAGATGCATGTGGCGCGGCGTACCTGCGGCTACATCGGCACCCAGTACTGGAACCAGGGACGGACCTCGGAGATCGCCGACCGGGTGCTTCACCTTTAA